DNA sequence from the Streptomyces sp. CA-210063 genome:
ACCTCACGCCGTACGGCCGAGGCTCACGCCACCTCGTACGTTCCCCCGATCCGGATGATGTTGGCGCTCGTCCAGGCGTATCCGAGCAGCCCGGCGCTGCCGAGCTGGCCGAGGTGGGAGGTCGAGGCCGAGGCCGGACCCCACAGCGTGTACGTCGTCGCGTTGGTGCTCGCGGTCGGCTGGCAACTGATCATCCCGCGGCCCTGGCTGCTGCCCGAACCGCTGGTCGCCACCCCTTGGTGCTGCGGCAGCCCGCCCAGCGCGCCCGCCTGGACCGGGTAGCTCAGGTAGTAGCTGCCGCTGCCGTACGTCGTCGTCGATCCGAACTGCATGAGCATCGTGAAGTGGCAGGTCTTGCCCACGATCGCGTACTTGCCGGTCAGCGTGCCGTTGCCGATCGCCGGGTTGGTCGTCTCAGCCGTCCAGGCCGGGGTGTACGTGTTCCAGACGCCCATCGCCACCCACGCCGAGCCGGTGTAGTAGCTGAGCGTGCCGGGGGTCGTCAGCCAGGCGACCATGCCGGCGGCCGGGGTGGTGATCGCGGCGTCCCGGTCGGCGGCGTTCGCGTACCGCAGGACCGTACGGCTGTCGATGCCCTCGGCCAGGGACTGGAGGTGGAGCGGGAGGTTCGCGACGTCGGTGGGCTGCGGATACGGCAGCCCGCCGAGTGGGGTGTAGAGGGTCATGGGCGGGATCACTCCTTGGGCTCAAGAGAAGAACTGGGCGAGTTCGATGGGTGTCGGGTTCCGCACCGGCTCGGCGGCCGACGACGGTGACGCGCCGGACGGTGACGTCCCGGAGGGTGACGTCGCTGAGGGCGACGCGTCGGACCGTGGCGCGGCCGCCGTGGACGCCGGTCCGGTCCGCCCGTCCTCCGCCGTCACCGGGCGCGGCACGGGCTCCGGGTAGTCCAGCGGTTCCGCGTCCTCGTCCCGGTTCACCGTGGCGAACATCCAGTTCGCCTCCGCGAGCTGGTCGACGACGGACGCCAGCAGGTAGTCGTTGACGGACCAGAGGGCGGCCTCGCCGTGGAGTTCCTGGAGGGTCGCGCTGTCGCGTGGCAGATGCTTGACCAGCACCGCGAGCCGGCGGGAGGAGAGCCGGCCACGGTGCCAGTCGAGCAGGTCCACGCCGTAGTGGCGGAGCAGGTCCGCTTCGAGGGCCTCGGCGTGTTCATCGACGAACTCGCCGAGGCTCAGCCTTCCCCCAGGCCGAGCCCGGTCTCCTTGCCGTACGCCTCCATGATCGCGGCGATGTCCTGCATGGTGACGTCGAGGCGGTCGAAGCGCTCGTACTGGGCGTCGCCCAGGAGTGTGCGCAGCAGGCCGTCCACGTCGTTGTCGTCGAGGTCGCGCAGCGTGCGCGCGGTCTTGCGGGTCAGCTCGGTGGGGAGCGTGAAGGTGTCCCCCTCGACGGTGAAGGACCAGGCGCGACCGAGCGCCTCCTGCCGCTGGGCACGGGCGGCGCTGACGTCGAATGCCATGGAGCTACTCCTTGTTGGTGACGTTCGTGACAGTGTGTGACGTTCGTGACTGCGTGACGTTCGTGAGTGGTGGTCAATGGGGACGGCGGGCGGGGCCGGGGAAGGGGGAGGTCCCGGCCCCGCCCACCTGGGCGGCCCCCGCCCGAAGTGACGGGCGGGGGCGACGGCTTGAGGAGCCGGTGGCTCGGCAGCCGGTGAAGCGGGAGCCGCCGGCTCAGGCGGTCGCGCCGTACGCCGGGTCCTTCATCAGGAAGGTGGCCAGCGGCTTGGTGTTGTCGACGGCCAGCGCGGTGAAGGTGACACCGAGCTTGATGGAGGCCGTGCGGGTCAGCGACAGCTCCTCGGTCTCGGTGACCTGGCCGCGCGAGACGACGAAGCGGTACGTGATGTCCGTGCCGTCGCTGAACTCGATGCCCATCGCCTTCTCGTTGAACTTCGGGTCGGCGGCCAGCTCGTACTTGTACACACCGGAACCGGTGGTGGTCTCCGCGACGGCGTCACCGCCCATGAAGAACGGCAGGGTGTCCTCGTTCAGCTGGAGCAGCTGGAACTTCACCGTCAGGTCGCGGTCCGAGTAGATGAACCGGGCCGGGGACACGGACTGCCAGGTCTCGACCGGGTCGAGCTTGTCCTTCTTCGCCAGCTTGATGCCGTC
Encoded proteins:
- a CDS encoding phage tail tube protein, giving the protein MAGSNANEIRVAGTGRILVAPVGTTAPADVTSAWGSGWKDLGFTSQDGIKLAKKDKLDPVETWQSVSPARFIYSDRDLTVKFQLLQLNEDTLPFFMGGDAVAETTTGSGVYKYELAADPKFNEKAMGIEFSDGTDITYRFVVSRGQVTETEELSLTRTASIKLGVTFTALAVDNTKPLATFLMKDPAYGATA